TACAGTGCCAGTTGGAACGAATGATTTTGTCAAAAAAATGATGGAAGACCGGTGTGGTTTTAAGGTGAAAATGGTGTCGAATCCTGAATTTCTCCGCCAGGGTTCTGCCATTGAGGATACTATGAAAGCTGATCGAATCATTATTGGTTCGGAAAGTGCAGAGGCTGCAGGGAAAATTCAAGAGATGTATCGACCATTAAATGTGCCAATGCTTTTAACAAGTACAAGAAGTGCTGAAATGATAAAATATGCTTCGAATGCTTTCCTAGCAACGAAGATCAGTTATATTAATGAAATTGCCAATTTATGCGAAGCAGTCGGTGCAGATGTACAAGATGTTGCTAGAGGAATGGGCAAGGATAAGAGGATCGGTGAAGCGTTCTTGAACGCTGGGATCGGCTATGGAGGCTCCTGTTTTCCAAAGGATGTAAAAGCATTGCTGCATACCGCAGGGTTAAATGGAGTTGAATTTCCGTTATTAAAAGAGACCATTGCCATTAATGAATATCAGCGAGAATTGTTGGTAACAAAGGCATTAAAGCGATTTGGAGGATTAAAAGGCAAAAAAATTGCGATGCTAGGTCTAGCCTTTAAACCAGAAACAGATGATATGAGAGAAGGACCGTCTATTCCGATTGCGGTGGAATTAACAAAATTAGGAGCAGAAGTCGTTGCGTATGACCCCGTTGCTACTGAAAATGCAAGAAAAATTATCGGAGATACCATTAAATATGCTGGTTCCATTCATGAAGCCCTTGCAGAAGCGAACGCCGTATTTATTGTCACCGAGTGGAACGAGGTTAAACGTATAGATGTAGCTGAGATGATATGGAATATGAAAGAACCCATCATCTTCGACGGCAGGAACTGTCTTTCTGAAGAAAGAATCCGGGCATGTAGAGCCGTAGAATACTATCCAGTAGGAAAACCACCCATCATTATATAATAACCAGGCATGATCCTTGCAGAGATATTTGACTGCAAAAATCATGCCTTAGCTTTTTTCATTAGAAGCAAACTTTGATACAATAATCAAAGTAGCAACTGAAAATACATAATGAATCTCATTGAAGAATGTTGAGTGTCCACTGGAGACGGACATTTGTACATTAGTGGTGCCTGTCACCATAGGAAGGTGTGAAAAGATGGCAATTGAACATGAGCAGTTGGAGCGAAGTGGTTTGACTCGTTATGTTCCTCCTAAGGGGGATTTTGAGGGGTTTCGTGATGATGAGCATTACCGTGAGAAGTTGAAGGAGTGGGGGCTTTCGTCTGCTAAGGAGGCGAAGCGGGAGTTTTTGTTTAAGGAGAGGAATTACCAGCGTGTGGTGACGATTAAGGGGTACGAAACGTACGGAAAGTCAGATGAGTTTAACACGCTTGTAATAGAGTTTCAGGACGGTAATTTGAGCTGTATCAACCCAGCTTTTCTGAAGGAAATGCAGGCTTCCAGTTTTGGCAGAGAGAGCATGCTTCAGGTTGAGGAGAAGGATTTCAGTACACCAGAACTCGGTTCAGAGGGTTCAGAGT
This Neobacillus sp. YX16 DNA region includes the following protein-coding sequences:
- a CDS encoding UDP-glucose/GDP-mannose dehydrogenase family protein; translated protein: MKIAVLGTGYVGLSTGVCLSQIGHHVTCIDINEQKINQLRKGISPIYEPGLEDLLTSNMVAGRLHFTTTINEALADAEIIVVAVGTPQGDNGAADLSFLVQAAEDISSHITPENIIVIKSTVPVGTNDFVKKMMEDRCGFKVKMVSNPEFLRQGSAIEDTMKADRIIIGSESAEAAGKIQEMYRPLNVPMLLTSTRSAEMIKYASNAFLATKISYINEIANLCEAVGADVQDVARGMGKDKRIGEAFLNAGIGYGGSCFPKDVKALLHTAGLNGVEFPLLKETIAINEYQRELLVTKALKRFGGLKGKKIAMLGLAFKPETDDMREGPSIPIAVELTKLGAEVVAYDPVATENARKIIGDTIKYAGSIHEALAEANAVFIVTEWNEVKRIDVAEMIWNMKEPIIFDGRNCLSEERIRACRAVEYYPVGKPPIII